From the Limosilactobacillus panis genome, one window contains:
- a CDS encoding IS30 family transposase, producing the protein MTHLNDTMSTSLLTTHKKNAHLTKEERVMIATLKSQGLSNRAIGRQLGVNHQTINNELNRGTVRQLRRQKSNGKIYEYSYYIYSYEAGQATYLEHHRHSGRRRLYYSSKQFLRLADQLMLGEFDDHHYSPQAVIYKARDLMNDGTLIPKSVVTLYQWINEGVLRTSNLDLFEKPKRKHHRTHPQAKRCLGPNIAQRPQTADQRSEIGHWELDTVQGQKNGNDSVVLVMTARLSRVNITSKIAGKTAHAVNQFFINLRQKMGTDAYYRIFKTITSDNGSEFSELTQVHDHVFYADPYSPWERGSNEINNRFLRKEITKGEAINNYSSAQIIATNDWMNHYPRAMFNGHSSMDIYRKAFYQEISQLHQPIINWSVLFI; encoded by the coding sequence ATGACGCACTTAAATGATACCATGTCTACTAGTTTATTGACTACTCATAAAAAGAATGCTCATCTTACTAAAGAAGAACGTGTGATGATTGCGACTTTAAAGTCGCAAGGACTTTCCAATCGCGCAATTGGTCGCCAATTAGGAGTTAATCATCAAACAATTAATAACGAGCTCAACCGTGGTACGGTCCGCCAACTTCGTCGTCAAAAATCTAATGGTAAGATTTACGAATATTCTTACTACATCTATAGTTATGAAGCTGGTCAGGCCACATATCTTGAACATCACCGCCATTCTGGTCGTCGTCGCTTATATTATTCTTCAAAGCAATTTTTACGATTAGCTGATCAGCTAATGCTTGGTGAGTTTGACGACCACCATTACTCCCCACAAGCGGTTATTTATAAGGCTCGAGATTTAATGAATGATGGCACCCTGATCCCAAAGTCGGTTGTAACTTTATATCAATGGATTAATGAGGGTGTGCTTCGTACGTCCAATTTAGACCTCTTTGAAAAGCCTAAACGTAAGCATCATCGAACTCATCCGCAAGCTAAAAGGTGCTTAGGGCCTAATATTGCTCAACGACCTCAAACTGCGGACCAACGGTCCGAAATTGGCCATTGGGAACTAGATACAGTTCAGGGACAGAAAAACGGTAATGACAGTGTTGTACTAGTAATGACTGCTCGCCTTTCACGAGTTAATATCACGAGTAAAATTGCTGGTAAAACTGCGCATGCAGTAAATCAGTTCTTTATAAATTTACGCCAGAAAATGGGCACAGATGCTTACTATCGCATCTTTAAGACAATAACCTCTGACAACGGTTCAGAATTTAGTGAGTTAACACAAGTTCACGATCATGTTTTCTATGCTGATCCGTATTCCCCTTGGGAACGTGGATCCAATGAGATCAATAACCGGTTTCTCCGCAAGGAGATTACCAAAGGTGAAGCTATAAATAACTATAGTAGTGCTCAGATCATAGCGACTAATGATTGGATGAATCACTATCCACGAGCTATGTTTAATGGACATTCGTCAATGGATATCTATCGTAAGGCCTTCTACCAAGAGATATCACAGCTCCATCAACCAATAATCAATTGGTCAGTATTATTTATTTGA
- a CDS encoding cyclopropane-fatty-acyl-phospholipid synthase family protein, whose protein sequence is MLEKTFYKSLLSHSFTIPVKVVFWDGKSVVYGNGDPEVTITFKEKIPIRDVTKNASIALGEAYMDGKIEIDGSIQKLIESAYESAGSFMRNSKFRKFLPKQGHSEKESQSDVQSHYDVGNDFYKLWLDDTMTYSCAYFTDGNWDDLTKAQEAKVHHILKKLDPKPGKTLLDIGCGWGTLMLTAAKEFGLKVTGVTLSEEQFRFVQQKIKDEGLEDVAEVKLIDYRELGDQTWDYITSVGMFEHVGKKNLGLYFKDVQRYLSNNGVALIHGITRQQGGAYNGWINKYIFPGGYIPGLQEMIGHIVENHMQLADMEMLRRHYQHTLEIWDANFNANRNQIQDMMGERFTRMWDLYLQACAASFESGNIDVIQFLITKGASGKNLPMTRDYMYKD, encoded by the coding sequence ATGCTAGAAAAGACGTTCTACAAGTCACTGCTAAGCCATTCTTTTACGATCCCAGTTAAGGTTGTCTTCTGGGATGGCAAGAGCGTGGTTTACGGTAACGGCGACCCCGAGGTAACCATCACCTTTAAGGAGAAGATCCCGATTCGTGATGTTACCAAGAACGCCTCAATTGCCCTCGGAGAAGCTTACATGGACGGTAAGATTGAAATCGACGGCAGCATCCAGAAGCTCATTGAATCCGCCTACGAAAGCGCCGGCAGTTTCATGCGTAATTCCAAGTTCCGCAAGTTCTTACCAAAGCAAGGGCACTCCGAAAAGGAAAGCCAATCCGACGTGCAAAGTCACTACGACGTGGGGAACGACTTCTACAAGCTCTGGTTAGACGACACGATGACCTACTCATGTGCCTACTTCACGGATGGCAACTGGGATGACCTGACAAAGGCCCAGGAAGCCAAGGTTCACCACATTCTGAAGAAGCTGGACCCGAAGCCCGGCAAGACCCTTTTGGATATTGGTTGTGGCTGGGGAACCCTGATGCTGACCGCTGCCAAGGAATTCGGCCTCAAGGTCACCGGGGTTACCCTGAGTGAAGAACAATTCCGCTTTGTCCAACAAAAGATTAAGGACGAAGGCTTGGAAGACGTTGCCGAAGTCAAGCTGATTGACTACCGGGAACTCGGTGACCAGACCTGGGACTACATCACCTCAGTGGGGATGTTTGAACATGTTGGTAAGAAAAACCTGGGGTTGTACTTCAAGGACGTTCAACGTTACCTCAGTAATAATGGGGTGGCCCTCATTCACGGAATCACCCGGCAACAGGGTGGGGCCTACAACGGTTGGATTAACAAGTATATCTTCCCTGGCGGCTACATTCCCGGCCTGCAAGAAATGATTGGCCACATTGTTGAAAACCACATGCAACTGGCCGACATGGAAATGCTCCGCCGTCACTACCAACACACCCTGGAGATCTGGGACGCCAACTTCAACGCCAACCGGAACCAGATCCAGGATATGATGGGTGAACGCTTCACACGGATGTGGGACCTCTACCTGCAGGCATGTGCCGCTTCCTTTGAATCCGGAAACATCGATGTTATCCAGTTCTTAATCACCAAGGGGGCTTCTGGCAAGAACCTGCCAATGACCCGGGACTACATGTACAAAGATTAA
- a CDS encoding AI-2E family transporter — MVDAWHRFIKNVELRRFVVLAIIIVVLWMVRSMMNMILFTFILTYIVVNWVHLVRRWLPKLSPAIITVVTYVLLLLLLYFGVTKYLPVLVRQIVKMVNSVVKFYESNDTTVFYHYINHYISTATIMNQVKHGISLAVSTLTSIGVVTVTFLLSLILSFFYTLELEQMESFSRLFLDSKFSWFFQDVAFFGKKFTNTFGVVLEAQFFIAICNTVITTVCLTVMKMPQIFALALIVFIFSLVPVAGVIISTIPLSLVAYSVGGLRDVVYIIIMVIVIHAIEAYVLNPKFMSSQTDLPIFYTFVVLLVSEHFWGTWGLIVGVSIFTFLLDILGVKSIHHHRKSRRA; from the coding sequence ATGGTTGATGCTTGGCATCGCTTTATTAAAAATGTGGAGCTGCGACGGTTTGTAGTCCTCGCGATAATTATCGTGGTCCTTTGGATGGTCCGGTCAATGATGAATATGATCCTATTCACCTTTATTCTGACCTACATCGTCGTTAACTGGGTCCACCTGGTCCGGCGGTGGCTCCCCAAATTATCGCCAGCCATCATTACGGTGGTGACCTACGTCCTGTTACTTTTGCTATTGTATTTTGGGGTTACCAAGTACCTACCAGTCCTGGTTCGCCAAATTGTCAAAATGGTCAATTCAGTGGTGAAGTTCTACGAGTCCAACGACACGACGGTCTTCTACCACTATATTAACCACTACATCAGCACGGCGACGATTATGAACCAGGTGAAGCACGGCATCTCACTCGCTGTCAGCACGCTGACTAGCATTGGGGTTGTTACGGTGACTTTCCTCTTGTCACTGATTTTGAGCTTCTTTTACACCTTGGAGCTTGAGCAGATGGAAAGCTTCTCCCGGCTCTTCCTCGACAGCAAGTTCAGCTGGTTCTTCCAGGACGTGGCCTTCTTTGGCAAGAAATTTACTAATACCTTCGGGGTTGTCTTGGAGGCCCAATTCTTCATCGCTATCTGTAATACGGTAATTACAACGGTGTGCCTGACCGTGATGAAGATGCCGCAGATCTTTGCGCTGGCGCTGATTGTCTTCATCTTCAGTCTGGTACCAGTTGCCGGGGTGATTATTTCGACAATTCCCCTCAGCCTGGTGGCCTACTCTGTTGGCGGCCTGCGGGACGTGGTTTATATTATCATCATGGTGATCGTTATCCACGCCATCGAGGCCTACGTTTTGAACCCCAAGTTCATGTCCAGCCAGACCGACCTGCCAATCTTTTACACCTTCGTGGTCCTATTGGTCAGCGAGCACTTCTGGGGTACCTGGGGCCTCATCGTTGGGGTTTCCATCTTCACCTTCCTGCTCGACATCCTCGGTGTTAAGTCGATTCACCACCACCGTAAGTCACGGCGGGCTTGA
- the alsS gene encoding acetolactate synthase AlsS, producing MEKQLHGSDVIIDSLRKHGVDLVFGIPGAKIDRLFEGLDGKESTDAPKLIVTRHEQNAAFMAQAYARLTGKTGVAISTSGPGVGNLTTGIMTANAEGDPVLAIGGQVQRKDLHRLTHQSTPSAEIMAPITQYSAEIQDPDNISETMANAFEASQSSPKGAAFVSLPQDVDDAVVNEKPLPIYEAPKMGPVDADNLAKLVDLVKNSKMPVILVGQRGGNEEVTAALRQLLRDYFFPVVETFQAAGVVSRDLEEQSYFGRVGLFRNQVGDQLLQQSDLVIAVGYDAIEYEPRNWNKEGQLRIVNLDTQPAQIDNHYTPIMQMVGDIATSLKQFGQLLKGYSYPAAAKKQLATYKQQLDKDKQIEVPQSHGVSHPLAVVQAIQENVTDDMIVSLDVGSHYIWMARHFRCYQPRHLLISNGMQTLGVGLPWAMVAAMLHPEHKAVAVCGDGGFLFSGVELATAVQHHLNLVTIVWDDGGHYDMVKFQEEMKYPEAAGVTFGKCDVVKFAESFGATGLRVEKPADLKKTLHKAFNIDGPVVVDVPVDYSNNKDLAAHLIDSQLG from the coding sequence ATGGAAAAACAATTACATGGTTCAGACGTCATTATCGATAGCTTACGCAAACACGGTGTCGACCTGGTATTCGGGATCCCAGGGGCCAAGATTGACCGCCTGTTTGAAGGCCTTGATGGCAAGGAAAGCACGGATGCACCAAAGCTGATTGTCACCCGGCACGAACAAAATGCGGCCTTCATGGCTCAGGCCTACGCCCGCTTGACTGGTAAAACCGGGGTTGCCATCAGTACATCTGGCCCGGGGGTTGGCAACCTGACGACCGGAATCATGACGGCCAATGCAGAAGGGGATCCGGTCCTGGCCATCGGTGGTCAGGTTCAACGTAAGGACCTTCACCGTTTAACTCACCAGAGCACCCCGTCTGCCGAAATTATGGCCCCAATCACCCAGTACAGTGCTGAAATCCAGGACCCGGACAACATTTCCGAAACGATGGCCAACGCATTTGAGGCCAGCCAGAGTTCACCAAAGGGGGCGGCGTTTGTCAGCCTGCCGCAAGACGTTGACGATGCGGTCGTTAATGAAAAACCTCTGCCAATCTATGAGGCTCCGAAGATGGGCCCTGTCGATGCCGATAATTTGGCAAAGTTGGTTGACCTGGTCAAGAACAGCAAGATGCCCGTCATCCTGGTCGGGCAACGGGGCGGCAACGAGGAAGTCACCGCGGCTTTGCGGCAACTACTCCGGGACTATTTCTTCCCCGTTGTAGAAACCTTCCAGGCCGCGGGGGTTGTTTCTCGTGACCTAGAAGAACAGTCCTACTTTGGCCGGGTTGGCCTCTTCCGCAACCAGGTTGGTGACCAGCTCCTCCAGCAAAGTGACCTGGTAATCGCCGTTGGTTATGACGCAATTGAATACGAACCACGGAACTGGAACAAGGAAGGACAACTGCGGATCGTCAACCTGGATACCCAACCGGCCCAGATTGACAACCACTACACCCCAATCATGCAGATGGTCGGCGACATTGCCACCAGTTTGAAGCAGTTTGGTCAGCTGCTGAAGGGGTACAGTTACCCAGCGGCGGCCAAGAAGCAGCTTGCCACCTACAAGCAGCAACTGGATAAGGACAAGCAGATTGAGGTACCCCAAAGTCACGGGGTTAGCCACCCGTTAGCGGTTGTCCAAGCCATTCAGGAAAACGTGACTGACGACATGATTGTTTCCTTAGACGTTGGCTCCCACTACATCTGGATGGCCCGGCATTTCCGTTGTTACCAACCCCGACACCTGCTGATTAGTAACGGGATGCAGACCCTCGGGGTGGGCCTGCCATGGGCAATGGTCGCCGCCATGCTCCACCCAGAACACAAGGCCGTTGCCGTTTGTGGTGACGGGGGCTTCCTCTTCTCCGGGGTCGAATTAGCTACGGCCGTCCAGCACCACCTGAACCTGGTAACAATTGTCTGGGATGATGGTGGCCACTACGACATGGTTAAGTTCCAGGAAGAAATGAAGTACCCAGAAGCCGCCGGGGTGACCTTTGGTAAGTGTGACGTTGTTAAATTCGCCGAAAGCTTTGGCGCTACTGGCCTGCGGGTTGAAAAGCCGGCCGACCTGAAGAAGACTTTGCATAAGGCCTTCAACATCGATGGCCCCGTGGTTGTCGATGTTCCTGTCGACTACAGTAATAACAAGGACCTAGCAGCCCACTTGATTGACTCACAATTAGGTTAA
- the budA gene encoding acetolactate decarboxylase — protein sequence MKGNDLISTLYEHGTLASLMAGNMDGTITVADLLKHGSTGIGTFNGLDGEVIILDGEVYQAVSDGHVNHMTDRQAKMPFASVHTPEDLEKIELYNVDFTALNGDFVEKHALKNIFAALRLKGNFNHVKVRIAPKQEKPYPSLLEVAKGQPTFTNDNVTGTIIGYYAPEIFGSVTAAGWHLHFISDDRQFAGHLLEFNADQLTGDLQIFDNLQQHMPINDQAFRQGEVDMGILRDSIAQSEGNND from the coding sequence ATGAAAGGAAATGATCTTATCAGTACTTTGTATGAACACGGTACGTTAGCTTCTTTGATGGCTGGTAACATGGACGGGACAATCACCGTTGCCGACCTGTTAAAACATGGTTCGACGGGAATCGGCACTTTTAATGGGCTCGATGGTGAGGTAATCATCCTCGATGGTGAGGTTTACCAGGCGGTATCTGATGGGCACGTTAACCACATGACCGACCGGCAAGCCAAGATGCCATTTGCCTCGGTCCACACCCCCGAAGATCTGGAGAAGATTGAGCTATACAATGTCGACTTCACGGCATTAAACGGCGACTTTGTTGAAAAACACGCGCTGAAGAACATCTTTGCCGCACTGCGGTTAAAGGGGAATTTCAACCACGTCAAGGTGCGGATTGCACCTAAGCAGGAAAAGCCATACCCAAGCCTGCTGGAAGTTGCCAAGGGCCAACCAACGTTTACCAATGACAATGTTACGGGGACGATTATTGGTTACTACGCCCCAGAAATCTTCGGCAGTGTTACCGCGGCCGGCTGGCACCTCCACTTCATCAGCGATGACCGCCAGTTTGCTGGTCACCTGTTGGAGTTCAACGCGGACCAGTTGACTGGTGACCTGCAGATCTTTGATAACTTGCAGCAGCACATGCCGATTAACGACCAGGCATTCCGCCAGGGCGAGGTTGACATGGGCATCTTGCGGGACAGCATTGCCCAGTCTGAAGGAAATAACGATTAA
- a CDS encoding formate--tetrahydrofolate ligase — protein sequence MMTDIEIADQAEMKPIKEVAEKIGLGEDDIEQYGKYKAKISLPVTAHPDKKHKLVLVTSINPTPAGEGKSTVLVGLGDALNQLGHQTIIAMREPSMGPVFGIKGGATGGGYSQVVPMEDINLHFTGDLHALTSANNTLAALVDNYIMRGNELGLDPRRIIWKRVEDVNDRALRNVVTGLGGLMQGVPRQTGFDITAASELMAILCLSTDLMDLKKRVGRIVVGYTYDKKPVTVAELGFADAITILLKDAIKPNLVQTLDHTPTIIHGGPFANIAHGCNSVLATKAALQLADYTVTESGFGADLGAEKFMDIKRRVLGKNPDAVVIVATVRALEYNGGVALADLKDEHLPELKKGMANLNRHIKNMQRYGVPLVVAINHFVTDTEAEIKLIEDNCKELGVNVVPVDAWAKDGAGTQGLAQEVVRLTDQQSDFHELYSLDATPEEKIRTIATKIYGAKDVEFSRTAKRQLKQFTELGWDKLPVCIAKTQYSFTDDKSQLGAPEGFTFHIRSLVPKLGAGFIVALSGNMMTMPGLSKVPAAVNMTIDKDGKITGLF from the coding sequence ATGATGACGGATATCGAAATTGCAGACCAAGCGGAAATGAAGCCGATTAAAGAGGTCGCAGAAAAGATTGGCCTGGGTGAGGATGATATTGAGCAGTACGGAAAGTATAAGGCGAAGATCAGTCTCCCCGTCACGGCGCACCCGGATAAGAAGCACAAGTTAGTCTTGGTAACGTCAATCAACCCCACGCCAGCCGGTGAGGGGAAGTCAACCGTTCTCGTTGGGTTAGGGGATGCCTTAAACCAGCTGGGTCACCAGACCATCATTGCAATGCGGGAACCTTCGATGGGGCCAGTCTTTGGAATTAAAGGTGGGGCCACTGGTGGGGGCTACAGTCAGGTCGTCCCGATGGAGGATATCAACCTTCACTTTACCGGGGACCTGCACGCCCTAACGAGTGCGAATAACACCCTGGCGGCCCTGGTTGATAACTATATTATGCGTGGTAACGAATTGGGCCTGGACCCCCGCCGAATTATCTGGAAGCGGGTTGAAGACGTTAACGACCGGGCCCTTAGAAATGTCGTCACCGGCCTGGGGGGCTTAATGCAGGGGGTCCCACGGCAGACCGGATTTGATATCACCGCCGCTTCTGAACTGATGGCGATCCTATGCCTGTCGACCGACCTGATGGACTTGAAGAAGCGGGTTGGGCGGATTGTTGTCGGCTACACCTATGACAAGAAGCCGGTTACGGTGGCTGAGCTCGGCTTTGCAGACGCCATTACGATTCTCTTAAAGGACGCCATCAAGCCTAACCTAGTTCAGACCCTGGACCACACCCCAACGATTATTCACGGGGGCCCATTCGCTAATATCGCCCATGGCTGCAACAGTGTGCTGGCTACCAAGGCGGCATTGCAGCTGGCGGACTATACCGTTACGGAGTCTGGCTTCGGTGCCGACCTCGGGGCGGAGAAGTTCATGGACATCAAGCGCCGGGTCCTGGGCAAGAACCCGGATGCGGTGGTCATCGTCGCTACTGTTCGGGCCCTTGAGTATAACGGTGGTGTTGCCCTGGCTGATTTAAAAGACGAGCACCTTCCGGAACTGAAGAAGGGGATGGCCAACCTGAACCGCCACATCAAGAACATGCAGCGGTACGGCGTGCCCTTGGTGGTGGCCATTAACCACTTCGTCACGGATACGGAAGCTGAGATTAAACTGATTGAAGATAACTGTAAGGAACTCGGGGTCAACGTCGTGCCGGTGGACGCCTGGGCTAAGGACGGTGCTGGAACGCAGGGCCTGGCCCAAGAGGTTGTCCGGTTGACGGACCAACAGAGTGACTTCCACGAGTTGTACAGTTTGGACGCGACCCCGGAGGAAAAGATCCGGACGATCGCGACTAAGATTTACGGCGCCAAGGACGTTGAATTTAGCCGCACTGCCAAGCGTCAACTGAAGCAGTTTACCGAGCTCGGCTGGGACAAGCTGCCGGTCTGCATCGCCAAGACCCAGTACTCATTCACCGATGATAAGAGTCAGCTGGGGGCTCCAGA